The Opitutales bacterium ASA1 genome window below encodes:
- a CDS encoding glycoside hydrolase family 127 protein — protein sequence MPLHPSLLRIAGLWLATTHAATALAADESELRYFDLRDVRIAEGPFARAQELGHEYLLAHDVERFLAPFRIEAGLEVRAPKYPNWESTGLDGHTAGHYLTALAQMWAATGDAEMKRRLDAMVTGLAECQAANGDGYVGGVPGGRRVWSEVASGKIEAHNFGLNGTWVPWYNLHKTFAGLRDAWLVAGNSQARDVLVKLSDWCERLVSGLTDEQMQDMLRSEHGGMNEVLADVAAITGEGKYLALAQRFSHRAILDPLLAGEDKLTGLHANTQIPKVIGFARIGELTRDPSLVDASEYFRRIVVERRSVAFGGNSVREHFHPADDFTPLFESREGPETCNTYNMLRLTEQLFRGGPRGELADYYERALYNHILSSQHPEHGGFVYFTPIRPRHYRVYSQPKECFWCCVGSGMENHGKYGHFVFAHRGAELFVNLFVASELQWMEQGLRVRQDTAFPDESVSRLRFAASKPIEARVHVRRPEWVGEGFAIRVNGAAVSTESVHEGYVAVERTWSDGDVLEVYLPMTTRVERLPDGSDRVAVMHGPILLAAATGPAEQEGLIAGDGRMAHIAPGAYLPLDGAPMLVGEFDRLADSIRPVEGASLEFTASDLILPNEFDGLRLVPFFRIHDSRYMMYWGTATPARYEEVVAAQKAAEQERLALDARTLDQITPGEQQPEVEHRFAGSDTATGVHVGRTWRDAGGWFGYDLRVDSSRALQLIVTYDGGQRGRRFAIEVGGEVITEVETPGGRYEQFVDVAYDVPAELVARATKEGRMPVRFVAREGSRTASIYGLRLVRP from the coding sequence ATGCCCCTTCATCCCTCGCTCTTGCGAATCGCAGGGCTCTGGCTCGCGACCACTCATGCCGCGACCGCACTCGCGGCCGACGAATCCGAACTGCGCTACTTCGATCTCCGCGACGTGCGCATCGCCGAAGGTCCGTTCGCGCGGGCGCAAGAACTCGGCCACGAGTACCTGCTTGCACACGACGTGGAGCGGTTTCTCGCTCCGTTTCGGATCGAGGCCGGCCTCGAAGTGCGCGCGCCGAAGTACCCGAACTGGGAAAGCACGGGCTTGGATGGACACACTGCGGGGCACTACCTGACCGCCCTCGCGCAGATGTGGGCGGCGACGGGCGACGCGGAGATGAAGCGGCGTCTGGACGCGATGGTGACCGGGCTCGCCGAGTGCCAAGCGGCGAACGGCGACGGCTACGTCGGCGGGGTTCCGGGTGGTCGACGTGTGTGGAGCGAAGTCGCGAGCGGAAAGATCGAAGCGCACAACTTCGGGCTCAACGGGACGTGGGTGCCTTGGTACAACCTGCACAAGACCTTCGCGGGTTTGCGTGACGCGTGGCTCGTCGCCGGCAACAGCCAGGCGCGCGACGTGCTCGTGAAGCTCTCCGACTGGTGCGAACGACTCGTGTCCGGTCTGACCGACGAGCAGATGCAGGACATGCTGCGCTCCGAGCACGGTGGTATGAACGAGGTGCTCGCCGACGTGGCCGCCATCACCGGCGAAGGCAAGTATCTGGCGTTGGCGCAGCGTTTCTCGCATCGCGCGATTCTCGATCCGTTGCTCGCGGGCGAGGACAAGCTGACCGGCCTGCACGCGAACACGCAAATCCCGAAGGTGATCGGCTTCGCGCGCATCGGTGAACTCACGCGCGATCCCTCGCTGGTCGACGCGTCGGAGTACTTTCGGCGCATCGTGGTCGAGCGGCGGAGCGTCGCGTTCGGCGGCAACAGCGTGCGCGAGCACTTCCACCCGGCGGACGATTTCACCCCGCTCTTCGAGTCGCGCGAGGGGCCGGAGACGTGCAACACCTACAACATGTTGCGCCTCACCGAGCAGCTCTTCCGTGGCGGGCCCCGCGGGGAGCTGGCGGACTACTACGAGCGCGCTCTCTACAACCACATCCTCTCGTCGCAGCATCCGGAGCACGGCGGCTTCGTCTACTTCACACCCATCCGCCCGCGGCACTATCGAGTCTATTCGCAGCCCAAGGAGTGCTTCTGGTGTTGCGTCGGCTCCGGCATGGAGAACCACGGCAAGTACGGGCACTTCGTCTTCGCGCACCGGGGCGCCGAGTTGTTCGTGAATCTCTTCGTCGCGTCCGAGCTCCAGTGGATGGAGCAGGGCCTGCGTGTCCGTCAGGACACGGCGTTTCCCGACGAGTCGGTCTCGCGTCTGCGTTTCGCGGCGTCGAAGCCGATCGAGGCGCGGGTGCACGTGCGTCGTCCGGAGTGGGTGGGCGAGGGCTTCGCGATCCGCGTGAACGGGGCCGCCGTATCCACGGAATCGGTACACGAGGGCTACGTCGCGGTGGAGCGCACGTGGAGCGACGGCGACGTGTTGGAGGTGTACCTGCCGATGACGACGCGAGTGGAGCGCCTGCCCGACGGGTCGGATCGCGTGGCGGTGATGCATGGTCCGATCCTGCTGGCGGCGGCCACGGGACCGGCGGAACAGGAGGGGTTGATCGCGGGTGACGGGCGTATGGCGCACATCGCGCCGGGAGCGTATCTGCCGCTCGACGGTGCACCGATGCTCGTGGGCGAGTTCGATCGGCTCGCCGACTCGATCCGACCGGTCGAAGGAGCGTCCTTGGAGTTCACCGCATCGGATCTGATCCTTCCGAACGAGTTCGACGGTCTTCGGCTCGTCCCGTTTTTCCGGATACACGATTCGCGCTACATGATGTACTGGGGCACGGCGACGCCGGCGCGGTACGAGGAAGTGGTTGCGGCGCAGAAGGCGGCCGAGCAGGAGCGACTGGCGCTGGACGCGCGGACGCTCGACCAGATCACGCCGGGCGAGCAACAGCCGGAGGTGGAGCATCGCTTCGCCGGGTCGGATACGGCAACGGGTGTCCACGTCGGGCGGACGTGGCGCGACGCGGGCGGTTGGTTCGGCTACGATCTGCGCGTGGACTCGTCGCGGGCGTTGCAATTGATCGTGACCTACGACGGCGGGCAGCGTGGCCGGCGCTTCGCGATCGAGGTCGGCGGCGAGGTGATCACGGAAGTCGAAACACCGGGAGGGCGTTACGAGCAGTTCGTCGACGTGGCCTACGACGTGCCGGCCGAGTTGGTCGCGCGTGCGACCAAGGAAGGACGGATGCCGGTGCGTTTCGTGGCGCGCGAGGGTTCGAGGACGGCGTCGATCTACGGGTTGCGGCTCGTGCGGCCGTGA
- a CDS encoding zinc metallopeptidase has product MFGSNFFLLLLIPTFVFALYAQMRVSSAYAKNARIGSRSRITGAEAAQAVMARAGIRDVEIVRVPGHLTDHYDPTNKRLALSEENYFGSSLAALGVAAHEAGHAIQHKVGYSALKARMALVPMTMIASKILPFVMFGGFFFGFSGAGLLLDIGIMCYLALTVFHLVTLPVEFDASRRARVELVGLGVIERDEMPGVSQTLNAAALTYVAAFVGSLVNLLYLLSLRGRD; this is encoded by the coding sequence ATGTTCGGATCCAACTTCTTTCTCCTCCTGCTCATTCCCACGTTCGTCTTCGCGCTCTATGCGCAGATGCGCGTATCGAGCGCATACGCAAAGAACGCCCGCATCGGCTCGCGCAGCCGCATCACCGGTGCCGAAGCCGCGCAGGCGGTGATGGCGCGAGCCGGCATTCGAGACGTCGAAATCGTCCGCGTGCCGGGCCACCTCACGGACCACTACGATCCCACCAACAAGCGCCTCGCGCTCTCCGAGGAGAACTACTTCGGCAGCAGCCTCGCGGCGCTCGGAGTCGCAGCCCACGAAGCCGGCCACGCCATCCAACACAAGGTCGGCTACTCGGCCCTCAAGGCCCGGATGGCCCTCGTGCCGATGACGATGATCGCTTCGAAGATCCTGCCGTTCGTCATGTTCGGCGGCTTCTTCTTCGGCTTCAGCGGTGCGGGTCTGCTGCTCGACATCGGCATCATGTGTTACCTTGCGCTCACGGTGTTTCACCTCGTGACGCTGCCGGTCGAGTTCGACGCAAGCCGTCGCGCTCGGGTCGAACTGGTCGGTCTCGGCGTGATCGAGCGCGACGAGATGCCCGGCGTGTCGCAAACGCTCAACGCCGCGGCGCTGACCTACGTCGCCGCTTTCGTCGGCTCGCTCGTCAATCTTCTCTACTTGCTCTCGTTGCGCGGCCGCGACTGA
- a CDS encoding CBS domain-containing protein: MNAPVSTLLADKTPVIHSVPASATVEDAVRLMNRHKVGSVVVMDGDRLVGIFTERDVLYRVVAPGIAPASTAITAVMTADPKTISSDMSIQDTLAMISEKRCRHLPVMEGDRMVGLVSQGDITRWLVDAHRAHAEQLMNYITGGI, translated from the coding sequence ATGAATGCCCCAGTATCCACCCTTCTGGCGGACAAGACGCCGGTCATCCACTCGGTGCCCGCATCCGCCACTGTCGAAGACGCGGTTCGCCTCATGAACCGCCACAAGGTCGGCTCCGTCGTCGTCATGGACGGCGACCGGCTCGTCGGCATCTTCACCGAACGCGATGTCCTCTACCGGGTCGTCGCTCCCGGCATCGCGCCGGCGTCGACCGCGATCACCGCCGTCATGACGGCCGATCCGAAGACGATCTCTTCGGACATGAGCATCCAGGACACGCTCGCGATGATCAGCGAGAAGCGGTGTCGCCACCTTCCGGTGATGGAGGGTGACCGCATGGTCGGCCTCGTCTCCCAAGGCGACATCACCCGCTGGCTGGTCGACGCCCACCGGGCGCACGCCGAGCAGTTGATGAACTACATCACCGGCGGCATCTGA
- a CDS encoding TatD family hydrolase, with the protein MSLPLHDAHNHLHDARLVPHAPSILAGLAALPLTTSVVDGTCPQDWPAVEALAAAHPWVYPSYGLHPWHVNTRPADWRERLLDHLDRAGPRVGIGEIGLDKWVPGHDLPVQIEAFVWQLRLAAARDLPVSIHCLQAWGTLAEILEREPVPARGFLLHAYGGPREMVRRFVERGAYFSFSGYFLKPEKQARREVFREIPLDRLLVETDAPDMAPPADAAPWHLPDGQDGRPINHPANIAWIHERLADLRGLPVAELVSNVDAAFRRLFG; encoded by the coding sequence ATGTCGCTCCCGCTGCACGACGCGCACAATCACCTCCACGACGCCCGGCTCGTCCCACACGCGCCGAGCATCCTCGCGGGACTCGCCGCGTTGCCGCTCACGACTTCCGTCGTCGACGGCACGTGTCCGCAAGATTGGCCCGCCGTCGAAGCACTCGCCGCAGCGCACCCGTGGGTGTATCCGTCGTACGGCTTGCATCCGTGGCACGTGAACACGCGACCCGCCGACTGGCGCGAACGCCTCCTCGATCATCTCGACCGCGCCGGACCACGTGTCGGCATCGGCGAGATCGGCCTCGACAAATGGGTGCCCGGCCACGACCTGCCCGTGCAGATCGAGGCGTTCGTGTGGCAGCTCCGGCTCGCGGCCGCGCGCGATCTGCCGGTGAGCATCCACTGCCTCCAAGCGTGGGGAACGCTCGCGGAGATCCTCGAGCGCGAGCCCGTCCCCGCGCGGGGTTTCCTCCTCCACGCCTACGGTGGTCCGCGCGAGATGGTGCGCCGCTTCGTCGAGCGAGGTGCTTACTTTTCGTTCAGCGGCTACTTTCTGAAGCCCGAGAAACAAGCCCGCCGCGAGGTCTTCCGGGAGATTCCCCTCGATCGACTTCTCGTCGAAACGGACGCCCCGGACATGGCCCCGCCGGCGGACGCGGCACCTTGGCACCTGCCCGACGGACAAGACGGTCGCCCGATCAACCACCCCGCGAACATCGCGTGGATCCACGAACGTCTCGCCGATCTCCGCGGTCTACCGGTCGCCGAACTCGTCTCGAACGTCGACGCCGCCTTTCGACGGCTGTTCGGCTGA
- the tcdA gene encoding tRNA cyclic N6-threonylcarbamoyladenosine(37) synthase TcdA, with protein MAGPEVNDDYRARFGALDRLYGRGALERLAAAHVAVVGVGGVGSWTVEALARSGVGRMTLVDLDDVCVTNANRQLHATVDAVGRPKVRVLEERVRAINPACVVTVREEFFTAATADGFLAADRFDWVVDAIDSLSNKCLLIARCHAAGVPVVTCGGAGGRRSSAEVRVADLAFTERDQLLKYVRKKLRARHGFPRDDREPFEVMAVYSPERPVYPWSDGSVCEDIEGGSETAINCASGIGTAAFVTGAFGFAAASVVVTAIASGGAENSASAEQPSKGGVDVRDEFGDR; from the coding sequence ATGGCAGGACCGGAGGTGAACGACGACTACCGGGCGCGTTTCGGCGCGCTCGACCGACTCTACGGACGAGGCGCGCTCGAGCGTCTCGCGGCGGCGCACGTGGCGGTCGTCGGGGTGGGTGGCGTGGGGTCGTGGACCGTGGAGGCGCTCGCGCGTTCGGGAGTGGGGCGGATGACGCTCGTCGATCTCGACGACGTGTGCGTGACCAACGCCAACCGACAGTTGCACGCCACCGTGGACGCGGTCGGGCGGCCGAAGGTGCGCGTATTGGAAGAACGGGTACGGGCGATCAATCCCGCGTGCGTCGTGACGGTACGCGAAGAATTCTTCACCGCCGCCACGGCGGATGGTTTTCTCGCCGCCGACCGTTTCGACTGGGTCGTCGATGCGATCGACAGCCTCTCGAACAAGTGCCTGCTCATCGCGCGCTGTCACGCTGCAGGCGTGCCGGTGGTGACGTGCGGGGGGGCGGGCGGTCGGCGTAGCTCGGCCGAGGTGAGGGTGGCGGATCTCGCATTCACCGAGCGCGATCAGTTGCTCAAGTACGTGCGCAAGAAGCTGCGGGCGCGACATGGTTTTCCGCGCGACGATCGAGAGCCTTTCGAGGTGATGGCGGTGTATTCGCCCGAACGTCCGGTCTATCCATGGAGCGACGGCAGCGTGTGCGAGGACATCGAGGGCGGGAGCGAGACCGCGATCAATTGCGCGAGCGGGATCGGGACGGCGGCGTTCGTGACCGGAGCGTTCGGGTTCGCGGCGGCCTCGGTGGTGGTCACGGCGATCGCGAGCGGCGGAGCGGAGAACTCGGCGTCAGCCGAACAGCCGTCGAAAGGCGGCGTCGACGTTCGAGACGAGTTCGGCGACCGGTAG
- a CDS encoding Gfo/Idh/MocA family oxidoreductase produces the protein MPDPITTSAPSASFPRTRYAYVGTGGRVRMFLDPAAGRYRETSEVVALCDSSLVRARYHRDRIARTFGTGPVPVYAADDFRKMIEESRPNVVVVCTVDSEHARFIVAALEAGCDVVTEKPMTIDATSCARILDAVRATGRSVRVAFNYRWGPGAAKVREVLAGGVIGRIWHVNLEYLLNTSHGADYFRRWHAHKDRSGGLLVHKSTHHFDLVNWWTDSIPETVHALGDLRYYGRAAAESRGDAALAAYPRYHDSGTAGADPFHYAFEQGMLRDANEEKALYLEAESESGYVRDRNVFRDDVTIEDTMSVLVRYRGGMQLAYTLVAYSPYEGFRVSFTGERGRVEYEEFHGRHVLGHGEVGLEHMHHGRYRLVVHPHFKEPYEVDVAAGDGGHGGADPALQDKIFSHDPAPDPLAKSAGHEQGAASILVGIAANRSMETGVPVRIGELVSLRPEARRLSDLV, from the coding sequence ATGCCCGACCCCATCACGACCTCCGCGCCATCGGCATCGTTTCCTCGCACCCGCTACGCCTATGTCGGCACCGGCGGACGCGTGAGGATGTTCCTCGATCCCGCCGCGGGACGCTACCGCGAGACGTCCGAAGTCGTCGCGCTGTGCGACTCGAGCCTCGTGCGCGCGCGCTACCACCGCGATCGGATCGCACGCACGTTCGGCACCGGACCGGTCCCCGTCTACGCCGCCGACGACTTCCGGAAGATGATCGAAGAATCGCGACCGAACGTGGTCGTGGTCTGCACGGTCGACAGCGAGCACGCGCGTTTCATCGTCGCCGCGCTCGAGGCCGGTTGCGACGTCGTGACCGAGAAACCGATGACCATCGACGCCACGAGCTGCGCACGCATCCTCGATGCCGTGCGCGCAACGGGCCGCTCGGTGCGCGTGGCCTTCAACTACCGTTGGGGTCCGGGCGCAGCCAAGGTCCGCGAGGTTCTCGCCGGGGGCGTGATCGGCCGCATCTGGCACGTGAATCTCGAATACTTGCTCAACACCAGCCACGGCGCCGACTACTTCCGCCGGTGGCATGCGCACAAGGATCGCTCCGGTGGCCTGCTCGTGCACAAGTCCACGCACCACTTCGACCTCGTCAACTGGTGGACCGATTCGATACCGGAAACCGTCCACGCTCTCGGCGATCTTCGCTACTACGGACGCGCCGCCGCCGAGAGCCGTGGAGACGCCGCGCTCGCCGCGTATCCACGTTACCACGACAGCGGCACGGCCGGCGCGGATCCGTTTCACTACGCCTTCGAGCAGGGCATGCTCCGCGACGCGAACGAAGAAAAGGCGCTCTACCTCGAAGCCGAATCCGAGAGTGGCTACGTACGCGACCGCAACGTCTTCCGCGACGACGTCACGATCGAGGACACCATGAGCGTGCTCGTGCGCTACCGCGGAGGCATGCAACTCGCCTACACGCTCGTCGCCTACAGCCCGTACGAAGGCTTCCGAGTCTCGTTCACCGGCGAGCGCGGGCGGGTCGAATACGAAGAGTTTCACGGTCGCCACGTGCTCGGCCACGGCGAAGTCGGTCTCGAACACATGCACCACGGTCGCTACCGTCTCGTCGTGCACCCGCACTTCAAGGAACCCTACGAAGTGGACGTCGCAGCCGGCGACGGTGGCCACGGTGGAGCCGACCCGGCCTTGCAAGACAAGATCTTCAGCCACGACCCCGCCCCCGATCCTTTGGCCAAGTCGGCCGGTCACGAACAGGGAGCCGCGTCGATCCTCGTCGGCATCGCCGCCAACCGTTCCATGGAAACCGGCGTGCCGGTTCGCATCGGTGAACTCGTTTCACTGCGTCCCGAGGCGCGGCGGCTGTCGGATCTGGTCTGA
- a CDS encoding alkaline phosphatase family protein produces MRTLVCLLWFALLGADCRAGAAERPALVVVISIDQCRADYMERFRPWFGEGGFRRFLEDGLVFTDCRHRHAQTVTAAGHATIGTGVHAEVHGIIGNEWYDREGLLQTTSVHDPEAALLGVLPARPGKSPRRLAAATVGGELKRRLGDRARVVGVTIKDRAAIMMAGRGADAVYWLERGSFVTSDYYMERLPDWVDRFNSERRVEAVFGSTWDRLLDASVYDRVQGPDDAPGEESRHGLGTTFPRKLDGGEARIGTQFYDAYRLSPHSSALLTAFALDTIAREQLGTSGRTDLLCIGYSQTDYAGHSYGPDSHEIMDSVLRLDRDLAQLFTGLDAAVGVGRYAVAVTADHGVAPLPERSTANRAGEAGRRFDGDALVARASEVLTARFGAPDEGDRWLVRDGSGLRLRASALEARGVDRSQASALVRDAISGDPQLAAVFTAEELTRLDAHETGESLRARVRRGFHPDRSPDVLYVLAPFVVDRQPAGTNHGSPHEYDAHVPLLWFGAGVPRGETVTRRVGVDAIAPTVAALLGVPPPPETVASPLF; encoded by the coding sequence ATGAGAACACTCGTGTGCCTGCTCTGGTTCGCCCTCCTCGGTGCCGACTGTCGCGCCGGGGCTGCGGAGCGACCGGCTCTGGTCGTCGTGATCAGCATCGATCAGTGTCGCGCGGACTACATGGAACGGTTTCGGCCGTGGTTCGGTGAGGGCGGATTTCGTCGTTTTCTCGAAGACGGGTTGGTGTTCACCGATTGCCGCCATCGGCACGCGCAGACGGTGACGGCGGCCGGGCATGCGACCATCGGGACGGGAGTGCACGCGGAGGTGCACGGCATCATCGGCAACGAGTGGTACGATCGCGAAGGATTGTTGCAGACGACTTCCGTCCACGATCCGGAGGCGGCGTTGTTGGGCGTGCTGCCGGCGCGTCCGGGCAAATCGCCGCGTCGGTTGGCGGCGGCGACGGTGGGTGGCGAATTGAAACGCCGCCTCGGCGACCGTGCGCGTGTGGTCGGTGTGACGATCAAGGATCGTGCGGCCATCATGATGGCGGGGCGCGGGGCGGATGCCGTGTATTGGCTCGAACGCGGATCGTTCGTGACGTCGGACTACTACATGGAGCGACTCCCGGACTGGGTCGACCGTTTCAACTCCGAGAGGCGGGTCGAGGCGGTGTTCGGCTCGACGTGGGACCGACTGCTCGACGCATCGGTTTACGACCGGGTGCAAGGTCCCGACGATGCGCCGGGCGAGGAGTCGCGCCACGGGTTGGGGACCACCTTCCCCAGAAAATTGGACGGGGGCGAAGCGCGGATCGGGACGCAGTTCTACGACGCCTACCGATTGTCGCCGCACTCGTCGGCTCTGCTCACGGCGTTCGCGTTGGACACGATCGCGCGCGAGCAACTGGGCACTTCGGGGCGCACGGACTTGCTCTGCATCGGGTATTCACAAACCGACTACGCCGGTCACTCCTACGGCCCCGACAGTCACGAAATCATGGACAGCGTGCTGCGACTCGACCGTGATCTGGCGCAGCTGTTCACCGGGTTGGACGCCGCGGTCGGCGTCGGTCGCTACGCGGTCGCGGTGACGGCGGACCACGGCGTCGCTCCGCTACCGGAAAGGAGCACAGCCAATCGCGCCGGAGAAGCCGGACGTCGATTCGACGGCGACGCGCTCGTGGCGCGAGCATCCGAGGTGCTCACGGCGCGTTTCGGCGCTCCCGACGAAGGAGACCGCTGGCTCGTCCGCGATGGATCCGGCTTGCGCTTGCGTGCGTCCGCACTGGAGGCGCGTGGCGTCGACCGAAGCCAAGCCTCGGCGCTCGTGCGCGACGCGATTTCCGGCGATCCACAGCTTGCCGCGGTTTTCACGGCGGAAGAGCTGACGCGTCTGGACGCTCATGAAACGGGGGAGTCGCTGCGCGCCCGAGTGCGGCGCGGGTTTCATCCCGATCGAAGCCCCGACGTGCTCTACGTGCTGGCGCCGTTCGTCGTCGACCGGCAGCCGGCCGGGACGAACCACGGTTCACCCCACGAGTACGATGCGCACGTGCCGCTGCTTTGGTTCGGTGCCGGGGTGCCGCGCGGTGAGACCGTGACGAGGCGCGTTGGGGTGGACGCGATCGCGCCGACGGTCGCCGCCTTGCTCGGAGTGCCTCCGCCGCCGGAGACGGTGGCGTCACCACTTTTCTGA
- a CDS encoding DUF5009 domain-containing protein produces MSILAKTKDRAVVQGGRLMSLDALRGFDMLWIVGADEFGKAFRGMAAPGVEPGLLARQFSHAAWEGFTFYDLVFPLFLFMVGVSIVFSLGRVVAEGGRSAAIVRIVRRSVLLYVLGLIYYGGFVTTADGDFRWVGVLQRIAICYFAASLLFLAFRWRGLVVATVSLLLGYWALLTFVPVPEFGAGDFAEGRNLTNWFDREFLGGYRHHKTHDPEGLLSTLPAIASCLIGVLAGLWIRRPMASERARVSWMAGVGVVLVLLGFAWGSQFPVIKKIWTSSYVLVGGGYSLLALAVFYWIIDVRMWRAWAVPFVWVGTNALTIYLISRFVDFENLARRIAGGPIEEWLDERSQGLGYFCVVVLGVVLSVLLCRFLYRRQIFLRL; encoded by the coding sequence ATGTCGATACTCGCGAAGACGAAGGATCGGGCCGTCGTGCAAGGTGGGCGATTGATGTCGCTCGATGCGTTGCGTGGTTTCGACATGTTGTGGATCGTCGGTGCGGACGAGTTCGGAAAGGCGTTTCGCGGCATGGCCGCACCGGGCGTCGAGCCGGGGTTGCTCGCGCGGCAATTCTCGCACGCGGCGTGGGAGGGGTTCACGTTCTACGATCTGGTTTTCCCGCTCTTCCTCTTCATGGTCGGCGTCTCGATCGTCTTTTCGTTGGGACGCGTCGTCGCCGAGGGTGGCCGGAGCGCGGCGATCGTCCGCATCGTGCGCCGGTCGGTGCTGCTCTACGTGCTCGGGTTGATCTACTACGGTGGGTTCGTCACGACGGCGGACGGCGACTTCCGTTGGGTGGGCGTGTTGCAGCGGATCGCGATCTGCTACTTCGCGGCCAGTCTGCTTTTCCTCGCGTTTCGCTGGCGCGGGTTGGTCGTGGCGACGGTGTCGTTGCTTCTTGGATACTGGGCGTTGCTCACCTTCGTGCCGGTGCCCGAGTTCGGAGCGGGCGACTTCGCGGAAGGGCGCAATCTCACGAACTGGTTCGATCGGGAGTTTCTCGGTGGTTATCGCCATCACAAGACGCACGATCCGGAGGGTTTGCTCAGCACGCTTCCCGCGATCGCGTCGTGCCTGATCGGCGTCTTGGCGGGTCTGTGGATCCGGCGACCGATGGCGTCGGAGCGTGCACGCGTCTCGTGGATGGCGGGCGTCGGCGTGGTCTTGGTGCTGCTCGGGTTTGCATGGGGATCGCAGTTTCCCGTGATCAAGAAGATCTGGACGTCGTCCTACGTGCTCGTGGGCGGGGGCTACAGTTTGTTGGCGCTCGCGGTCTTCTATTGGATCATCGACGTGCGGATGTGGCGGGCGTGGGCGGTGCCGTTCGTCTGGGTCGGGACGAACGCTCTGACCATCTACTTGATCAGTCGTTTCGTGGACTTCGAGAATCTCGCGCGACGGATCGCGGGTGGTCCGATCGAGGAGTGGCTGGACGAACGTTCACAAGGACTCGGCTATTTCTGCGTGGTCGTGCTCGGTGTCGTTTTGTCCGTCTTGCTTTGCCGTTTTCTGTATCGGCGACAGATCTTCCTTCGCTTGTGA
- a CDS encoding NAD(P)-dependent oxidoreductase: MSQNTSSIAFVGTGVMGRSMAGHLLAAGHRLHVHNRTPARAQALVDAGAVWHDSPGSAAAEAEFVITIVGYPSDVEVVYLGEGGIVERARRGAVLIDMTTSSPALARRIAEAASARGLSALDAPVSGGDVGAKEARLVVMVGGEAAAFERARPLFERMGKTIALLGGPGAGQHCKMSNQIAIAAGMLGWAEAVVYAQKAGLDASRVLEVIGGGAAGSWSLSNLAPRALAGNFAPGFYVKHFLKDMRIAIESAEEMRLDLPGLALARRLYDRVAAAGWEDCGTQAILRLYAAQAGRADDVS; this comes from the coding sequence ATGTCGCAAAACACTTCTTCGATCGCGTTCGTCGGCACCGGCGTGATGGGGCGCAGCATGGCGGGGCATCTGCTGGCTGCGGGCCACCGCCTACACGTCCACAACCGCACGCCCGCACGGGCGCAGGCGCTCGTCGATGCGGGTGCGGTGTGGCACGACTCTCCCGGCTCGGCCGCGGCGGAAGCGGAGTTCGTGATCACGATCGTGGGTTATCCGAGCGACGTGGAGGTGGTGTACTTGGGTGAAGGTGGCATCGTGGAACGCGCGCGGCGCGGGGCGGTGTTGATCGACATGACCACCTCCAGTCCGGCGTTGGCGCGACGCATCGCGGAAGCGGCCTCGGCGCGTGGGTTGTCGGCCCTCGATGCACCGGTATCCGGCGGCGACGTGGGGGCCAAGGAAGCGAGGCTCGTCGTGATGGTCGGAGGCGAGGCGGCGGCATTCGAGCGGGCGCGGCCGCTCTTCGAGCGGATGGGGAAAACCATCGCGCTGCTCGGAGGTCCGGGCGCAGGGCAACACTGCAAAATGTCCAATCAGATCGCGATCGCGGCCGGTATGCTCGGTTGGGCGGAGGCGGTGGTCTACGCGCAGAAGGCGGGCCTCGATGCATCGCGCGTACTCGAGGTCATCGGCGGGGGCGCGGCGGGGAGCTGGTCGTTGAGCAACCTCGCGCCACGAGCACTGGCCGGCAACTTCGCTCCCGGCTTCTACGTGAAACACTTTCTCAAGGACATGCGCATCGCGATCGAGTCGGCTGAAGAGATGCGACTCGACCTACCCGGGCTTGCGCTCGCGCGTCGGCTCTACGATCGCGTTGCGGCGGCCGGGTGGGAGGACTGCGGGACGCAGGCGATTCTGCGGCTCTACGCGGCACAGGCGGGACGTGCGGACGACGTATCCTGA
- a CDS encoding SufE family protein, translating to MTAPLRPSDPLEELALLPDPQERLLWITDRGRRAPGLAPEERTPDRRVPGCVSPVWIVDASTPATCSFRCDADAPIVRGLAALVCRRASGRTPREVAGDSIDIVATLELARHLTPTRVNGLRALQEFVRRCAARHVDAP from the coding sequence GTGACCGCGCCACTCCGTCCATCCGACCCGCTCGAAGAACTCGCTCTCTTGCCCGACCCTCAGGAACGCCTCTTGTGGATCACCGATCGAGGTCGCCGCGCCCCGGGCTTGGCCCCGGAGGAACGCACCCCGGATCGCCGCGTGCCCGGCTGCGTGTCGCCGGTCTGGATCGTGGACGCGTCGACACCCGCCACCTGTTCGTTCCGCTGCGACGCGGATGCCCCGATCGTCCGTGGTCTCGCCGCGCTCGTGTGCCGCCGCGCCAGTGGCCGCACGCCGCGAGAGGTTGCGGGAGATTCGATCGACATCGTCGCCACCCTCGAACTCGCCCGCCACCTCACCCCCACGCGCGTGAACGGTCTACGCGCCCTCCAAGAGTTCGTGCGGCGCTGTGCCGCCCGGCACGTCGACGCTCCTTGA